One Prodigiosinella aquatilis DNA window includes the following coding sequences:
- the mltA gene encoding murein transglycosylase A, which yields MKGWWSKYVLTGAMIAILAGCQTRPTDRGQQYKDGHLNQPLELVNEPNATSKPVNAKDFVNQVTQIQAASPELYYRNNDIFQSIESWIVAGGDTRDLNKYGLSAWQMEGVDSFGNVQFTGYYTPVLQARHYRQGEFRYPLYAMPRVRKNHRLPDRRAIYAGALSNSLVIAWTNSLMDNFMMEVQGSGYVDFGDGQPLTFFSYGGRNGYAYRSIGKVLIDRGEVAKEDMSMQAIRKWAACHTEAEVRELLEQNPSYVFFKPMMATQVKGASAVPLVAKASVASDRSLIPAGTSLLAEVPLLDNDGKFTGKYEMRLMVALDVGGAIKGQHFDIYQGIGKQAGHAAGFYNHYGRVWVLKSAPGQRNTGTLFSASNRSSGNGSGGLLVDNPQN from the coding sequence ATGAAAGGATGGTGGAGTAAGTATGTGCTGACTGGCGCGATGATCGCTATCCTGGCCGGGTGCCAGACAAGGCCGACTGATCGCGGGCAGCAATATAAAGATGGGCATCTCAATCAGCCTTTGGAACTGGTGAATGAACCGAATGCCACCAGTAAGCCAGTGAATGCCAAAGACTTTGTTAATCAGGTTACCCAGATTCAGGCGGCATCTCCCGAGCTATACTACCGCAACAACGACATTTTCCAGTCTATCGAAAGTTGGATCGTGGCGGGCGGTGATACCCGAGATTTAAATAAGTACGGTCTCAGTGCCTGGCAAATGGAAGGTGTTGATAGTTTCGGCAATGTCCAATTTACTGGCTATTACACGCCAGTGTTGCAGGCCCGCCATTATCGTCAGGGAGAATTCCGTTATCCGCTGTATGCGATGCCTCGGGTCAGGAAAAACCATCGTTTACCTGATCGTCGTGCTATTTATGCTGGGGCGCTGAGTAATAGTCTGGTCATTGCCTGGACTAACTCGCTGATGGATAACTTTATGATGGAAGTACAAGGTAGCGGTTATGTTGATTTCGGTGACGGGCAGCCGCTGACCTTTTTTAGCTATGGCGGCAGGAATGGGTACGCTTATCGTAGTATCGGTAAAGTATTGATTGACCGTGGTGAAGTGGCGAAAGAAGATATGTCCATGCAGGCAATCCGTAAATGGGCCGCGTGCCATACAGAAGCTGAAGTCCGTGAATTACTGGAACAAAATCCCTCTTACGTTTTCTTTAAGCCGATGATGGCGACACAAGTCAAGGGCGCGAGTGCAGTTCCGTTGGTTGCGAAAGCTTCCGTGGCTTCAGACCGTTCCCTGATCCCGGCAGGTACCTCATTGTTGGCCGAAGTACCACTGCTGGATAATGACGGAAAATTTACGGGCAAATATGAAATGCGCCTGATGGTGGCGTTGGATGTGGGTGGTGCTATCAAAGGGCAGCATTTCGATATCTATCAGGGAATAGGTAAACAAGCAGGTCATGCCGCTGGTTTCTATAATCATTATGGCCGTGTATGGGTGTTGAAGAGCGCACCTGGGCAGAGGAACACCGGCACGCTGTTCAGTGCCAGCAATCGTTCATCCGGTAATGGCAGTGGTGGGCTATTGGTCGATAATCCCCAGAATTAA